DNA from Acetomicrobium sp. S15 = DSM 107314:
TCCGCCAAGCTGGATCACGGCGCAGCGAAGCCGGCCAGACTTATTTAGAGATACTTGCCTTCTATTCGTCAAGTTCATATTTTCGGCGCTCATCGGGATCCTCAAAATAGACTTTCTTAGGGTCAAAAGCTTCCGGATCAAACTCTCCGCCGACCCATTCCAGTAGTTCTTCGTGATTTTCATGTTCGGGGTCTCTTATGGCCTCCAGAAATTCTTTGTATCCCCAGATGCCACCACAATCTTCGGGTGGACACGCCCTTTTTCCGGCGATGCATATCGGGTATTCGATGTTTTCGTCTCGAGGGAGTATCTTTTCCAATTCTATCCTGTGTTCCCAGCCGTCTCCAAAGTCGTAGATATAATTCGCCACTCTGTTTTCCATAGAAAACCAATTTGCAATCTTCTGTACGTGCTCCGAGATAACCTCTTGCCTGAGAAACAGATCGTCCTCGTATATCGTTTTTATGGTCATCCTTTCTCCAGTAACGGGATGTCGCATCTCAAAGGCGTGGAGATGGCCACCTCCCCAACCCATCGCATTCTGAATAGCTACGTGTAAATCCCAAAACGTGTAGGTCTCAGGCACTTGTATCCGACGCCAAATCGGCGGCTTACTGCCCTTCAGTGTGATTTTGAATTGATACACATGAGCAAATTTCTTTTTCATAACTCATCATCTCCTTATTATGTCACT
Protein-coding regions in this window:
- a CDS encoding plasmid pRiA4b ORF-3 family protein; the encoded protein is MKKKFAHVYQFKITLKGSKPPIWRRIQVPETYTFWDLHVAIQNAMGWGGGHLHAFEMRHPVTGERMTIKTIYEDDLFLRQEVISEHVQKIANWFSMENRVANYIYDFGDGWEHRIELEKILPRDENIEYPICIAGKRACPPEDCGGIWGYKEFLEAIRDPEHENHEELLEWVGGEFDPEAFDPKKVYFEDPDERRKYELDE